A window from Chitinophaga filiformis encodes these proteins:
- a CDS encoding T9SS type A sorting domain-containing protein, with product MKTSLRCCSIVLLLFFMSTHLRAQVTLRADGPGNTYELIESVLGSGTAGEVPDCAHASFGRHITEVFDSQLNKNVFVFHIHVTPDNDRCNGSTDRQRNEIKTQSSSPANVKGSLNETVTYRWKFKLDAGFIPTSNFCHIHQIKAGDGDDGAPIITITPRAGNPQKLQIIHSTGSGGTGGEIHSVNLSSFKGVWVEVFEKIKYSTSGSYQVVIKRVSDGATLLSYSNSNINMWRGGTTFCRPKWGIYRSLNSISQLRDEQVRFADFCIAEGNASCPSEVGGGSANQPGPALNGSSALLTEAPPAYSPVNKTSKETAALTLNVFPNPLGENTTIEINLKQAGPAKVEVFDMQQRRIALLINAHLQAGIHRTVFNAKTVPPGAYVISVQHNGKVATKMISKQ from the coding sequence ATGAAAACATCCCTACGATGCTGCAGCATTGTGCTGCTTTTATTTTTCATGTCTACCCATCTGCGTGCCCAGGTCACGTTACGGGCGGATGGTCCCGGCAACACATACGAGCTTATTGAAAGCGTTTTAGGCAGCGGTACCGCCGGAGAAGTACCCGACTGTGCCCACGCTTCTTTTGGCAGGCATATTACAGAAGTATTTGACAGCCAGCTTAACAAAAATGTGTTTGTATTCCACATTCACGTAACGCCCGACAATGATCGCTGCAATGGCAGTACTGACCGGCAAAGGAACGAGATTAAAACCCAGAGCTCCTCCCCTGCCAATGTCAAAGGCTCATTGAACGAGACGGTTACTTACCGCTGGAAATTCAAGTTAGATGCAGGCTTCATTCCTACATCCAATTTTTGCCACATTCATCAGATCAAGGCTGGCGATGGTGACGACGGCGCTCCTATCATTACGATTACACCCCGCGCCGGCAATCCACAGAAGCTGCAGATCATCCACAGCACAGGCAGCGGTGGCACCGGCGGTGAAATTCACAGTGTAAACCTGTCGTCATTTAAAGGCGTATGGGTAGAAGTATTTGAGAAAATAAAATATAGTACAAGTGGCTCTTATCAGGTAGTAATAAAGCGGGTAAGCGATGGCGCTACACTGCTTTCCTACAGCAACAGCAATATTAATATGTGGAGGGGTGGAACTACTTTCTGCCGTCCTAAATGGGGCATTTACCGGAGTTTGAACAGTATATCACAACTTCGCGATGAACAGGTGCGTTTTGCCGATTTCTGTATTGCAGAAGGCAATGCATCCTGTCCCAGTGAGGTAGGCGGTGGTAGCGCTAATCAGCCCGGGCCCGCACTTAACGGAAGCAGTGCTCTGCTGACAGAAGCGCCGCCTGCATATTCCCCTGTCAATAAAACATCGAAAGAAACAGCCGCGCTGACCCTGAATGTATTTCCCAATCCCCTGGGAGAAAACACAACTATAGAGATTAACTTAAAACAAGCCGGACCAGCAAAGGTAGAAGTATTTGATATGCAACAGCGAAGAATAGCTCTGCTGATAAATGCCCACCTGCAGGCTGGTATACACCGTACAGTGTTCAACGCAAAAACTGTTCCTCCCGGCGCCTATGTAATAAGTGTACAACACAATGGGAAAGTAGCTACGAAGATGATCTCAAAACAGTAA
- a CDS encoding response regulator transcription factor, protein MKNVTSTPNTLNIAIVDDHNLFRKGLIKLINLGNIQNKYNILFEADNGHDLQGKMRHAPFPDIILMDIDMPDMDGFEAVDWLQRTHASVKVLVISMVESDEAILRMLRLGVKGYLSKDIEVEDMHRALETIANNGFYYSDTATKVMNYNLNGTMSPNKNAVYLSENEREFIKLAASELTYQQIAEKMNLSPKTIDGYREALFQRLKVKNRVALALYAVKHGIVQL, encoded by the coding sequence ATGAAGAACGTTACCTCAACACCGAACACACTGAATATTGCCATTGTTGACGACCACAATCTTTTCCGCAAAGGACTGATCAAACTCATTAATCTCGGTAACATCCAAAACAAGTACAATATCCTCTTTGAAGCGGATAATGGACATGATCTCCAGGGAAAGATGAGACATGCCCCATTTCCTGACATTATCCTGATGGATATCGACATGCCGGATATGGACGGCTTTGAAGCGGTAGACTGGTTACAACGCACACATGCTTCCGTAAAAGTATTGGTGATATCCATGGTGGAATCGGATGAGGCCATTTTGCGTATGCTGCGGCTTGGGGTAAAAGGATATCTGTCCAAAGACATCGAAGTCGAAGATATGCACCGTGCATTGGAGACCATTGCCAACAATGGCTTTTATTACTCCGATACTGCAACAAAAGTCATGAATTACAATTTAAATGGTACAATGAGCCCAAATAAAAACGCTGTATACCTTTCAGAAAATGAGAGAGAATTCATTAAGCTTGCAGCTTCTGAACTGACCTATCAGCAAATTGCCGAAAAAATGAACCTGAGCCCCAAGACCATTGATGGCTATCGCGAAGCACTTTTCCAACGCCTGAAAGTAAAGAACAGGGTTGCATTGGCGCTTTATGCTGTGAAACACGGTATCGTGCAGTTGTAG
- a CDS encoding sensor histidine kinase has product MQTSTLATALTIIISTAIVLCLSIAIIYFLFLYQRKRFRHQQELIEIREAFNQTLLQSKLAIQEQTLDHISKELHANFSHLVSLININLSEILPQSPVEQRENIIETKSLAKQLMSELKALSANLNTDHIIHIGFVKALDNELSRLAKTKKYEVIIAKTGEEYRMLPEHEIILFRLCQEVLNNVVKYAKASKVTTSLTFTPEQFALTIADDGSGFNVEEALKLIGEKQSTGLLNIRKRAALINAEFNIASREGEGTLVSINIPHPEILKSLVI; this is encoded by the coding sequence ATGCAAACCTCAACTCTCGCAACCGCACTAACGATTATAATTTCCACCGCTATTGTTCTTTGCCTTAGCATTGCTATTATCTATTTCCTATTCCTTTATCAGCGGAAAAGATTCCGACACCAACAGGAACTAATAGAGATACGCGAGGCCTTTAATCAGACCCTGCTGCAGTCCAAACTGGCGATCCAGGAGCAAACCCTTGATCATATTTCCAAAGAACTACATGCCAACTTCAGCCACCTTGTGTCGCTGATCAATATCAATCTTTCTGAGATCCTGCCGCAGAGCCCTGTAGAGCAGCGTGAAAACATTATTGAAACGAAGTCGCTGGCCAAACAGCTAATGAGTGAATTAAAGGCGCTCAGCGCTAACCTGAATACGGACCATATCATACATATCGGCTTTGTAAAAGCATTGGACAATGAGTTGAGCAGACTTGCTAAAACGAAAAAATATGAAGTTATCATTGCCAAAACCGGTGAAGAGTACCGGATGTTACCGGAGCATGAAATTATTCTCTTCCGTTTGTGCCAGGAAGTATTAAATAATGTAGTAAAGTATGCAAAGGCATCAAAGGTGACCACATCCCTTACTTTCACGCCGGAACAGTTTGCCCTGACGATAGCAGATGACGGTTCCGGATTTAATGTAGAAGAAGCCTTAAAACTGATCGGGGAAAAGCAAAGCACCGGGCTGCTGAATATCCGGAAAAGGGCGGCGCTTATAAACGCGGAATTTAATATTGCCAGCCGGGAAGGAGAAGGTACCTTAGTATCTATAAACATTCCACATCCCGAAATACTTAAATCCCTTGTGATATGA
- a CDS encoding caspase domain-containing protein, with the protein MRKALVVGIDEYPGSAKLKGCVNDAMEVARLLDTNADGSPNFDVMVSNNVKTRSVLKSLIADLFKSDDEIGLFYFSGHGYFTDIGGYIVTPDFSRYDEGISMDEILKIVSRSNARHKIVILDCCHAGAMGTTTVTGTNTAFLKEGVIILASSRDTEVSVEKSGQGVFTRLLVDALKGGAADIGGEVTPGNIYSYIDKALGRWEQRPVFKANIAHTVSLRKVKPVVALSELRKLTEYFQHADSEYPLDPSYEYTAEAPDSDNINIFKILRRMQLIGLVEPVGEEYMYWAAINRKSCRLTSMGMYYWKLLTNKRI; encoded by the coding sequence ATGAGAAAAGCATTGGTTGTCGGCATCGACGAATACCCCGGGAGCGCTAAGTTAAAAGGGTGTGTAAATGATGCAATGGAAGTGGCCAGGCTATTAGACACAAACGCAGATGGATCCCCCAATTTTGATGTCATGGTCAGCAATAACGTAAAGACCAGGTCTGTCCTTAAATCCCTTATAGCCGACCTTTTTAAAAGCGACGATGAAATCGGTCTTTTTTATTTTTCAGGCCATGGATATTTTACAGATATAGGCGGCTACATTGTCACGCCCGATTTCAGCCGCTATGATGAAGGTATTTCAATGGATGAAATACTGAAGATCGTGAGCCGGTCAAATGCAAGGCATAAAATAGTGATCCTTGATTGTTGCCATGCGGGGGCAATGGGTACTACTACAGTAACCGGCACTAATACGGCCTTCCTGAAAGAGGGGGTTATTATACTGGCCTCCAGCCGTGACACAGAGGTGTCTGTAGAAAAATCAGGACAGGGCGTATTTACGAGGCTACTTGTCGATGCGCTGAAAGGGGGAGCGGCTGATATAGGAGGTGAAGTAACTCCTGGTAATATTTACAGTTACATTGACAAAGCCTTGGGCAGATGGGAACAACGTCCGGTCTTTAAGGCGAATATAGCCCATACTGTCAGCCTGCGTAAAGTGAAACCAGTTGTCGCCTTATCTGAACTGAGAAAACTGACGGAATATTTTCAGCATGCAGACAGCGAGTACCCCCTTGATCCGAGTTATGAATATACCGCTGAAGCCCCTGATAGCGACAATATCAACATATTTAAGATCCTGCGCAGAATGCAGTTGATTGGACTGGTTGAGCCTGTGGGCGAGGAATATATGTATTGGGCTGCCATTAACAGGAAAAGCTGTCGCCTGACCTCCATGGGAATGTACTATTGGAAGCTGCTCACCAATAAAAGAATATAA
- a CDS encoding SUMF1/EgtB/PvdO family nonheme iron enzyme, with amino-acid sequence MRKLFKYDVAISVAEEDKDVAKQIIAELKKKRISYYYYEDHVARSWGQYIINLTKDAYGKHARYVLIITSRIYVEKYWSSMELQIAVSNMVKGKEYVLPLRLDDTPVDGISKHLVYLDWKGNPEEIARILRDKIKIEKWAELRAELRIYLWPFVLISIALIVYFKSRPVPRSHLPAPKTDKIRIAEVPAMSSNENNAPQTLFKRSIDTFYISNTEVTVAQYRKFCDSQNKGFPPQPPSSYEDGPVRNVTWYEALDYCKWVHGRLPTEAEWEYAASAGQAGRYSGGNSAAKVAVYGRQKPVTVGSKQPNAFKLYDMTGNVAEWCDNWFDSSCIWKAVRGGSYNSKISPVNELALTYRTKEHPDIRNPYIGFRVAWNNH; translated from the coding sequence ATGAGAAAGCTGTTTAAGTATGATGTAGCTATCTCCGTTGCCGAGGAAGACAAAGATGTAGCAAAGCAAATCATCGCGGAACTAAAGAAGAAGAGAATAAGCTATTACTATTATGAAGATCATGTTGCCCGCAGTTGGGGGCAATACATCATCAATCTCACAAAAGATGCTTACGGCAAACATGCCAGGTATGTATTAATAATAACCAGCCGCATCTACGTAGAGAAATACTGGTCAAGTATGGAACTGCAGATAGCCGTTTCCAATATGGTAAAAGGTAAAGAGTATGTGCTGCCATTGAGGTTAGACGATACACCGGTAGATGGTATTTCAAAACATCTTGTATACCTTGACTGGAAAGGTAATCCGGAAGAAATTGCCCGTATTCTTCGGGACAAGATAAAGATAGAGAAGTGGGCGGAATTGCGGGCTGAACTCCGGATTTACTTATGGCCCTTTGTTTTGATCAGCATTGCCTTGATTGTCTATTTTAAGTCAAGGCCTGTACCACGGTCGCACTTACCTGCGCCAAAAACGGATAAGATACGGATTGCAGAGGTACCTGCCATGTCATCCAACGAAAACAATGCCCCTCAAACTTTATTTAAACGTAGCATCGATACCTTCTATATCAGCAATACCGAGGTAACCGTTGCCCAATACAGGAAGTTTTGCGATAGCCAGAACAAGGGGTTTCCGCCGCAACCTCCCTCATCTTATGAAGATGGTCCGGTAAGGAACGTAACATGGTATGAAGCGCTCGACTACTGCAAATGGGTACATGGACGGCTCCCCACGGAGGCCGAATGGGAGTATGCCGCCAGCGCAGGCCAGGCTGGGAGGTACAGTGGTGGCAATAGCGCAGCGAAGGTGGCCGTATATGGCAGGCAAAAACCCGTAACAGTCGGTTCGAAACAACCTAATGCATTTAAGTTGTATGATATGACCGGAAATGTAGCAGAATGGTGTGACAACTGGTTTGATTCCTCCTGCATATGGAAAGCTGTAAGGGGTGGCTCCTATAACAGTAAAATTAGCCCCGTGAATGAATTAGCCCTCACCTACCGTACCAAAGAACATCCCGACATCCGGAACCCCTATATCGGTTTCAGGGTTGCCTGGAATAACCACTAA
- a CDS encoding YegP family protein: MSNSKFEIFKSPANSQYYFHLKAGNGKITLSSEGYIAKQSCKDGITSVKLNAPDEQRYERRQNNSYTFVLKARNGEVIGRSQSYASAESRDAGIDSVKEDAPGADVDDLS; encoded by the coding sequence ATGTCAAATTCCAAATTTGAGATCTTCAAAAGCCCCGCTAACAGCCAGTATTATTTTCACCTGAAAGCTGGCAATGGAAAGATTACCCTCAGCAGTGAAGGCTATATCGCCAAGCAATCCTGTAAAGACGGTATTACCTCCGTCAAACTAAACGCTCCGGATGAGCAACGATATGAGCGCAGGCAGAACAACAGTTACACGTTTGTACTGAAAGCGCGTAACGGAGAGGTGATTGGTCGTAGCCAGAGCTATGCATCTGCCGAAAGCCGCGACGCCGGAATTGATTCAGTGAAAGAAGACGCGCCCGGTGCAGATGTCGATGATCTGAGTTAA
- a CDS encoding BREX system ATP-binding domain-containing protein translates to MKLVNILETYDTALLDQISADKVDEAISLRLPQPVIVQEIISALSSQSYISDKIQYARPPAFAILNLILQSPFFMVEIEGFRTRVLEYVKELTARVAQNNYSPGKNPILYVKILKKAMENDGIIDKSEANILELVKAELGIWDREHFVLMHDAAIINLWDIEQEYYQTRNFLLATGIMLTHDNKYIIADEVAIQVRKAFGIELVDDAYKRLLNCFTREELMHVLTYYHLNVSGLKEIIVSRLLDALIPATELLNIFQLEKLREVCRQENIPMGGLKSTVIANIIEFFDQDKDLLPDKDDSAPAPSPEPEVREMAPEVYTRVLTLLTGQQLYDVLHHNGLMTSGTKDEKVKRILDSYKSERSILNFLRKDDLSQLCRKLTLLISGSKQELIDRILDYVPFSIQGDLQVNQDVPDIAGIPAVIVPSQEPAIPAPIESPALPANWSEIDMKYPHLGHDEKIVLAILKEAKSITEQDLSRIVTKHKLGWFLHKAHMAELIARLKRDDKPYIQIKSVQNSNIYQWTSNDIADGQILEKRAARDIIDALRHGVVPKNNLDLVMVGQQTARAHLTDILFEVNQNKSHFKFIRGQYGAGKTFLCSWLKEFALNNEFAVSSINISHDQPLSDLPVFFSGMINGLRTPEKTDSGALVDILESWLLNVHNRTAKMEGIDLTKEGAHAVLTRIVEKSIEVELANFNDIEPGFAQALRAFYDGKVNGDMELVSNAVAWIMGSRSLSSQALRDIGVKGTLEASNVFPRMRAILEIINGARYKGLLLLVDELELIRKFPHSRQRELALETLRLLIDEAGRNALPGGLVIFTGTDEFFEDERYGLKSYEALADRVLTPFAYGNYKTVRQPIISLEALDSQRLANVIFKVRDLYGIAYGWDARQFADDESILRLIGEWTVFGEENIDRKPRPILREFIQMLDLCEENKGVSLSQFLKKSMLEIVSESSNN, encoded by the coding sequence ATGAAACTCGTGAATATTCTGGAAACTTATGATACTGCCTTGCTGGACCAGATATCCGCTGATAAAGTGGATGAGGCGATCAGTTTAAGATTGCCTCAACCGGTGATCGTGCAGGAAATTATTTCGGCCCTAAGTTCCCAGTCCTATATTTCTGACAAGATCCAGTATGCAAGGCCTCCTGCCTTTGCTATATTGAACCTCATCCTGCAATCGCCTTTTTTCATGGTTGAAATTGAAGGATTCAGGACCAGGGTATTGGAGTATGTAAAGGAACTGACGGCAAGGGTAGCACAGAACAATTATTCCCCTGGTAAGAACCCTATACTATATGTTAAGATATTGAAGAAGGCCATGGAAAATGATGGTATCATTGATAAAAGTGAAGCCAATATTCTTGAGCTGGTGAAAGCGGAGCTTGGCATATGGGATCGTGAGCATTTTGTATTAATGCATGATGCCGCTATTATTAATCTTTGGGACATTGAACAAGAGTATTATCAGACAAGGAACTTTCTGCTTGCAACAGGTATTATGCTCACTCACGACAATAAATATATAATTGCGGATGAAGTGGCAATACAGGTCCGTAAGGCGTTTGGTATAGAACTGGTTGACGACGCCTATAAAAGGCTGCTGAATTGTTTTACGCGTGAAGAGCTGATGCACGTGCTTACATACTACCATCTTAATGTAAGCGGGTTGAAAGAAATAATAGTTAGCCGATTGCTTGACGCCCTAATACCGGCAACTGAATTGTTGAACATCTTTCAACTTGAAAAATTGCGCGAGGTCTGCCGCCAGGAGAATATTCCGATGGGCGGGCTTAAAAGTACTGTTATTGCTAATATTATTGAGTTCTTCGATCAGGATAAGGACCTGCTCCCTGACAAAGATGATTCGGCACCGGCTCCTTCTCCGGAACCAGAGGTAAGGGAAATGGCACCGGAAGTATATACAAGGGTACTGACGTTGCTCACCGGGCAGCAGTTATACGATGTATTGCATCACAATGGGCTTATGACCAGTGGCACAAAGGATGAAAAAGTAAAACGTATATTGGATAGCTATAAGTCAGAACGTTCCATATTAAACTTCCTTCGGAAAGATGATCTGTCTCAGCTATGCAGGAAATTGACGTTATTGATATCCGGTTCCAAGCAGGAGCTGATAGACCGCATTCTTGATTATGTACCCTTTTCAATTCAGGGCGATTTGCAGGTAAATCAGGACGTTCCGGACATAGCAGGTATTCCAGCTGTTATCGTTCCGTCCCAGGAGCCGGCAATACCGGCCCCGATTGAATCGCCGGCTTTACCAGCAAACTGGAGTGAAATCGATATGAAATATCCTCATCTGGGGCATGATGAGAAGATTGTACTGGCAATATTGAAGGAGGCAAAATCCATCACAGAGCAGGATCTGTCAAGAATTGTAACGAAGCATAAACTTGGCTGGTTCCTCCACAAGGCGCACATGGCAGAATTAATTGCCAGGTTAAAACGGGATGATAAGCCTTATATACAAATTAAAAGCGTACAAAATAGTAACATCTATCAATGGACTTCCAATGATATTGCGGATGGGCAGATCCTGGAGAAAAGGGCGGCGCGTGATATCATTGATGCACTACGCCATGGGGTAGTACCTAAAAATAACCTGGACCTTGTAATGGTCGGGCAGCAGACGGCCAGAGCTCATCTTACAGACATCTTGTTTGAGGTCAATCAGAATAAGTCTCATTTTAAGTTCATCAGGGGACAGTATGGGGCGGGCAAAACTTTTCTGTGTTCATGGTTAAAGGAGTTCGCCTTAAATAATGAATTTGCGGTTTCCTCCATTAATATCAGTCACGATCAGCCACTGTCCGATTTACCGGTTTTCTTTTCAGGAATGATCAACGGATTGAGAACACCGGAGAAAACCGATTCAGGTGCGTTGGTAGATATACTCGAATCCTGGCTGCTTAATGTGCATAATAGGACGGCCAAAATGGAAGGTATAGACCTGACAAAGGAAGGAGCACATGCAGTCCTCACCCGCATTGTCGAGAAATCTATCGAGGTTGAGCTGGCCAATTTCAATGATATAGAGCCAGGTTTTGCACAGGCGCTTCGTGCTTTTTACGACGGAAAAGTGAATGGTGATATGGAGCTCGTATCGAATGCGGTAGCCTGGATCATGGGCAGCAGATCGCTTTCTTCGCAGGCCCTCAGGGATATTGGTGTAAAGGGTACTTTAGAGGCGAGTAATGTATTCCCAAGAATGCGTGCAATTTTGGAGATCATTAATGGCGCCAGATATAAAGGATTGCTTCTTTTGGTAGATGAATTGGAACTGATACGGAAATTCCCCCATAGCCGGCAGCGTGAGCTTGCCCTGGAAACGCTGCGACTGCTCATAGATGAAGCGGGGCGCAATGCCTTGCCCGGCGGGCTTGTTATATTTACCGGTACTGATGAATTTTTTGAGGATGAACGTTATGGATTGAAAAGTTATGAAGCACTGGCAGACCGGGTACTTACGCCGTTTGCCTACGGGAATTACAAAACCGTACGTCAGCCGATCATCAGTCTTGAGGCACTGGATTCACAACGCCTGGCAAATGTCATATTTAAAGTGCGTGACCTGTATGGTATCGCTTATGGGTGGGATGCACGGCAGTTCGCCGATGACGAGTCTATTTTAAGGCTGATCGGAGAGTGGACGGTGTTCGGCGAAGAGAATATTGACCGGAAACCGAGGCCGATTCTGCGGGAATTTATTCAGATGCTGGATCTTTGCGAAGAAAATAAAGGGGTCAGTCTTTCCCAGTTCCTGAAAAAGTCGATGTTGGAAATAGTATCTGAGTCTTCAAATAATTAG